ATCCTCTACCATATCCTCCTTCGAAGCCATAGCATCGTCGCCAAGCAGACCGCCTGATACCTGGCCATCATGAGGGTATTCTGTGTTATCTGCATCACTGTTTTcactttcttcatcttcgtcattgtcgtcatcttcatcttcatcgtcttcgtccCCACTATGTTGAGCCGTTTGATCccccttctccttgatagcAGCCTCAAGATCTTTCAACATCCTCTTTGTAAAGCCAGAAGCCTCTACTGTAGCGTCGAGTCGTTTCACGCCATCCTTCCCTACTGTCTTTTTCGCATGCCTGAAAAAGGGGCCGGGTTCTGTTGGAACAAAGTGAAATCTGCGCTCAAAGAAGCGCTTGATGCAGTTCACGTCTCGATCAAAGTACATCTCGGCATTTTGATGTTCCATGGAAATCATTTGGGGGAAGTCAATGATGACAGGCTCGAGTGTAAGGGTCTCCTCTCCATCCTCAGATTTGGTAACgttctccttgatcaagATGTTGAATTCATTGAAATCACCATGAATCAGTCCTTGTTTGGCGAGTCGGAGGATCAAGGCAATGAGATCAGCGTACAAAGATGCCGGATCAGGAACCTCCGCTATCTGTCGGAGAGGGAAAGCGTCTATTAACGACATGACAATTGTGTGCCGTGATTGTGCGATGGGCTCGGGGACGGGGAAGCCTTCTTCACGTAGAGCCTTCATGAAAGCAAACTCTTTCATGGCAGCGAGCCGTGAAAGATACATCCATGATCCAGATTGTCGATTCTTAAGGTAGTCTCGATTCGATTTGACGGTTCGGAAAGAAATTCGGCCCAGTCGATGGATTTTGAGGACTCGTTGGGTGCCGCTATGATCTGCCACAACCATAATATCACTCTCTTTGCCCACACCAATTCTGTCTCCTACACTATAGAcatcctttttcttggcATAGGTGTGAAGTGCAAGGTAATCGAGTCCACCATACGTGAGTCGATATCCATCATATTTTGCCTCCTTCACACGCGCAATGAGACCGACTTTAGCGAGGGCTGAGATACTCTTATGAACGCTTCCGGCACCACCACGAAGGCGTGAAATCTTTTCGATCAATGATGTTGGTACAAGTTCGTGGTTCTTGCTTCCCATTTCGACCTATAATTGGTTTAAGTCTTGTGTCTAATCATGATGGCCAGGGCGTATGCATACTGCTGTCAAAACTCGCCAATCCTCAGAGGCGAGGTGGCGCATTGCCCGTGTATCTAACTTCATGATGGGCCGCTGTTCTAGAGGGTTCCAGGAGAAATGCTTGAACCTCTATCTCAAGGATTTGTTGAAAACTGATGttttttgttgttggtgttggaggGGTTGATGTTGTATGGTGGGGTTATTTTTTCTTGAAGATCTTATCGCTCGTTATCAAAAGTCTGCGTTCTTGGCAATGTGGGTCTTATTGTGCCGGCTTGCACGTGATGAGGCTGGGGCCAGCCAGGCGGCAGCGCTTCGCGTAACCCAGCAGAGCTACCGCTACCTACAGCAAAGCACCTTGAGCTTAGCCAAGCAGCCTCCATCACTTTCCATCCACAGCAACCCACGACCACGATACCACAACACTCAACCCTGACACGCCGCGATCACTGAGGACACAGCTCAGGCTCGCATAGTAGTTTACTTTTCTGTCTTTTTTCCCTGCCAATCTGTTCAGTGGACTCTACCAGGCGCCTAGGCCTACGACATCAACATGGCTCAAGACAGCGAGGTGCCCAAGGCGGCcgacaagggcaagggcaaggccGTCGACGATGCGAAGAAAGACAAGCAGCAGGCAAATGGAAAGAaagaggacgagaagatTGAGAGTATGAGGCCCTGCTGTTTGCATGAAATGATGTACTGACTAGGGACCcagctgctgaggaggagctcaACGAGGAGGACCAACAACTGAAGAATGAGCTTGAATTACTGGTCGAGCGCTTGACCGTAAGTTTATGCGCAAGCAACCCCTTTGTGCAGTGGTCTAAACGACATACAGGAGCCAAACACGGAACTTTACAAGCCCGCCCTTGAAGCTATGAAGAACCTGATAAAGACGTCGACGTCATCCATGACAGCAGTTCCAAAGCCCCTCAAATTCCTACGACCACATTACGAGTCCTTGACGAAACTTTTCGAGCAGTGGCCCGAGGGCGAAGACAGGACCTCGTTGGCGGATGTTCTCTCCGTCATCGGTATGACGTTTTCAGATGAAGACCGACAAGACACACTGTTTTACAGACTTCAAGCGCCTTCATCTGATATCAGCTCGTGGGGCCACGAGTATACCAGACATCTCGCGCTTGAGATCGGAGAAGTGTATGGAAAGCGAATCGCAAATGACGAGTCCACCAAGGACCTGATCGACCTGGCACTTGTTTTGATCcccctcttcctcaagagcAACGCCGAGGCCGATGCAGTGGATCTTATGAGCGAACTTGAAATTATTGAGGAAATGCCCAAGTTCGTGGACGAAAACACATACGCTCGTGTATGCTTGTACATGTCTTCGATGGTTAACCTCCTTACCTACCCCGACAATGAGACTTTTCTCAAGACCGCACACGACATCTACATGGAA
This genomic stretch from Fusarium oxysporum f. sp. lycopersici 4287 chromosome 2, whole genome shotgun sequence harbors:
- a CDS encoding atypical/RIO/RIO2 protein kinase; its protein translation is MKLDTRAMRHLASEDWRVLTAVEMGSKNHELVPTSLIEKISRLRGGAGSVHKSISALAKVGLIARVKEAKYDGYRLTYGGLDYLALHTYAKKKDVYSVGDRIGVGKESDIMVVADHSGTQRVLKIHRLGRISFRTVKSNRDYLKNRQSGSWMYLSRLAAMKEFAFMKALREEGFPVPEPIAQSRHTIVMSLIDAFPLRQIAEVPDPASLYADLIALILRLAKQGLIHGDFNEFNILIKENVTKSEDGEETLTLEPVIIDFPQMISMEHQNAEMYFDRDVNCIKRFFERRFHFVPTEPGPFFRHAKKTVGKDGVKRLDATVEASGFTKRMLKDLEAAIKEKGDQTAQHSGDEDDEDEDDDNDEDEESENSDADNTEYPHDGQVSGGLLGDDAMASKEDMVEDSMSKLTV